The following coding sequences are from one Anolis sagrei isolate rAnoSag1 chromosome 6, rAnoSag1.mat, whole genome shotgun sequence window:
- the LOC132777654 gene encoding vomeronasal type-2 receptor 26-like, translated as MVPKESHQNTGIIRLLRYFGWNWVGIFVVENNSGQHFLQSLEPLFSENGICSAFIQWLPYMARLDKMEEHVDICYKIFMHLSNDINVSIVYGESLTIAVLRFLLTLGGFGNEKLFFKKVFIMTAQLDFMLTGLLRGWDLQVFHGTIAFAIHTENIPNFREFIKTVNPHWNKADRFIQVFWEQAFDCYFPKPWEQTEDIGQCTGNEKIEDIFMPHFEMSMTGHSYGIYNAVHSVARALHAMRSSQSNYKRGKCPSHTSKKCNEVKPKNLQAWQLHPFLQSVSFNNSAGESVSFEQRMQARGIFDIINLETLPNNSFQRRKVGKVDPSAPQDEQVTFDENMLVWHPGFKQLPPFSLCNERCRPGCQKKSKEEKKFCCYDCIPCPDGEISNSTDMDDCFRCPEDHYPSNDRSTCISKSISFLSYGDPLGTSLAVIASSFALITAMVLGVFIKHKDTPLVKANNRNLTYILLISLMLCFLSSLLFLGEPREVTCLLRQSIFGLTFSVAISCILAKTTIVSLAFLATRPGSRMMKWVGNRLVHFIIFPCSLLQTCICLVWLASSPPFPDVDMKSIPEEIIIQCNEGSVIMFYFVLGYIGLLAMASFILAFQVRKLPDTFNEAKFITFSMLVFCSVWICFVPTYLSTKGKEMVAVEIFSILFSSAALLGFIFAPKCYIIALRPDLNSRDQLIRRKN; from the exons ATGGTCCCAAAAGAATCTCATCAGAACACTGGGATTATTCGCTTGCTTCGATATTTTGGATGGAATTGGGTTGGGATCTTTGTTGTTGAAAATAACAGTGGACAGCATTTCTTGCAGAGTCTGGAACCATTGTTTTCTGAGAACGGGATCTGCTCAGCCTTTATACAATGGCTACCCTATATGGCACGTTTGGATAAAATGGAAGAGCATGTAGATATATGCTACAAGATTTTTATGCACTTAAGCAATGATATAAATGTGTCTATTGTCTATGGAGAATCTTTGACGATCGCAGTTCTAAGATTCCTCTTAACACTGGGAGGTTTTGGAAATGAAAAGTTGTTTTTTAAGAAGGTGTTCATCATGACTGCTCAGCTAGATTTCATGTTAACCGGCCTCTTAAGGGGTTGGGATCTTCAGGTTTTCCATGGTACCATTGCTTTTGCAATCCACACAGAGAACATTCCAAATTTCAGAGAATTTATAAAGACAGTAAACCCTCACTGGAACAAAGCAGACAGGTTTATTCAGGTCTTCTGGGAACAAGCATTTGACTGCTACTTTCCAAAGCCTTGGGAGCAAACAGAAGACATAGGGCAGTGTACTGGGAATGAGAAGATTGAGGATATATTTATGCCTCATTTTGAAATGAGCATGACTGGACACAGCTACGGTATCTACAATGCTGTCCACAGTGTGGCTCGTGCTTTGCATGCTATGCGCTCTTCTCAATCCAACTACAAAAGAGGGAAATGCCCATCTCATACAAGCAAGAAATGCAATGAAGTCAAACCGAAAAATCTTCAGGCTTGGCAG CTCCATCCATTCCTTCAAAGTGTCTCATTTAACAACTCTGCAGGAGAAAGTGTATCCTTTGAGCAGAGAATGCAAGCAAGAGGTATATTTGATATTATCAATTTGGAGACACTGCCAAACAATTccttccagagaaggaaagtTGGAAAGGTAGATCCGAGTGCTCCTCAAGATGAACAAGTCACCTTTGATGAAAATATGTTGGTGTGGCATCCAGGATTTAAACAG CTGCCTCCCTTTTCGTTGTGTAATGAACGTTGCCGTCCCGGTTGTCAGAAAAAAAGTAAGGAAGAGAAAAAATTCTGCTGCTATGATTGCATCCCGTGTCCAGATGGCGAGATTTCTAATTCAACAG ATATGGATGACTGTTTCAGATGTCCAGAAGACCACTATCCAAGCAACGACAGAAGCACGTGTATCTCAAAAAGCATAAGCTTCTTGTCTTATGGAGACCCCTTAGGGACCAGTTTAGCTGTGATTGCTTCTTCTTTTGCGCTCATCACAGCGATGGTGCTAGGAGTATTTATCAAGCATAAAGATACCCCATTAGTCAAAGCTAACAACCGAAATCTCACCTATATTCTTCTCATTTCCCTCATGCtctgctttctctcttctctcctgtTTCTTGGTGAACCACGAGAAGTCACTTGCCTTTTACGACAATCCATTTTTGGTCTCACTTTCTCTGTGGCTATTTCTTGCATTCTGGCCAAAACTACCATTGTTTCCCTAGCATTCCTTGCCACAAGGCCTGGCTCAAGAATGATGAAGTGGGTAGGGAACAGGCTGGTCCACTTCATTATTTTTCCATGTTCCCTTCTTCAAACTTGCATTTGCCTTGTGTGGTTGGCATCCTCTCCACCCTTCCCAGATGTTGATATGAAATCAATACCTGAGGAAATCATTATTCAATGTAATGAAGGCTCTGTCATCATGTTCTACTTTGTCCTCGGCTACATTGGCCTCTTGGCCATGGCCAGCTTCATTTTGGCCTTTCAGGTCCGCAAATTACCAGATACTTTCAATGAAGCCAAGTTCATTACATTCAGCATGTTGGTTTTCTGCAGTGTGTGGATATGTTTTGTCCCCACTTACTTGAGCACTAAAGGGAAAGAGATGGTGGCTGTGGAGATCTTCTCCATCTTGTTCTCCAGCGCTGCCTTATTGGGGTTCATCTTTGCCCCTAAATGCTACATCATTGCATTGAGGCCTGATCTGAACAGTAGGGACCAACTTATAAGAAGAAAGAATTAA